The following coding sequences lie in one Epinephelus moara isolate mb chromosome 17, YSFRI_EMoa_1.0, whole genome shotgun sequence genomic window:
- the si:ch211-212k18.5 gene encoding sal-like protein 4 translates to MSRRKQKRPQHLVNADPGGPRLLSHDDHLGMKSPSTSLGSEVTSSGSSSSSPTSLQDCQPPLAPRPSPGGLHAPSLPSESSPPPHWPSHIAPFTTSLPNTHSSLSPDFPHPSLSSQTHSPPPLGQTSGSHSLSHQGNSHSTMTSPPMGSSATTTTSSSSSSSSSSQCVPPHRDSASPGHQQASSSPGQQGQIQVSPTLAVLLEELRVLQQRQIHQMQITEEICRHVLRLGGAVFGQDSNNTQASGADSNQKSTGAASSSPTHPSTATPVTTASSLLTGLPSSLFPQPSVSKSGASHVNGSRASSSSTSSSLSSSSISSTISSSVASLHPLSLSLGLPPRYLHEKSSNTSSFGHSNGISFPTPPLPTTSHSQDLQPSSSLGSASSSGRPQHVCRFCGKVLSSDSSLQIHLRSHTGERPYQCPVCLSRFTTRGNLKAHFLRHREQNPELSLSLLPPALSEQTQSAPGPIQRRRKRRADDDEPFNAVKGSIPGMADSMASLGFLSGASARPSPSSLPLPPSVDMALLSTAHSLLQLNRASAAAAASASSTGLPSSSSSSSSTSTMGSQFKGAKQQRFDENTPPHSTLHTTSPYSQLAHLPKILFPGGASPHHLALLRPPGHPSASHLTSPHQLPFPFPPFPKPSTSSPSSSSPTTSTQTSDTSKLQRLVQKLEKQPQGGASSSSASSQSPAEANGDTHGHDLSTTSSAYRREMLAALGLSPSANAAGLVTSQGVSGSSTTTTTTTPSLPTVQAANQCGVCLRVLSCPRALRLHQATHLGERPFPCKLCGRSFSTKGSLRAHLATHRARPANSRALNSCPLCPRKFTNAVVLQHHIRLHLGGQIPPDEDIPPEDVAETQNAVFNDNNSPSKAQQLVPLALTTRSKSPAEALNSGSKKSTAADATSVKTEESEGSTPSVSPPLTRNPPSVGAEDPLRLGDNALADGSPTNGSMYSEEETHADLGSTSPFKAPLASSHSDVVNKDAEADDTPLSLCVSKPGLENDAEVSNDEACSTEKPTTSPDPSPKPPAANPSPALTPPASPKAIPEAEEACGSQPQEAQERDAAQSKGISETTREPLPVLDPEPEKDAPMEGGHGVQEKPSEDPEPPVPAPALYTQPARPDKPYSCSQCGKAYASRSGLKGHMKTHPGVSTNTPSKAQTNDTDIAEEPSSHSANKNPVQQEEKQGLAQSSGEGDSTDPLPISVVSTVAAEPMDTTA, encoded by the exons ATGTCACGCCGGAAGCAGAAGCGACCCCAGCATCTCGTTAACGCGGATCCGGGGGGCCCACGGCTGCTATCTCACG ATGATCACCTGGGCATGAAGTCACCATCCACATCTCTTGGCTCAGAAGTGACCTCATCAGGATCGTCCTCCTCATCCCCCACCTCTCTCCAAGACTGCCAGCCGCCTCTGGCCCCTCGCCCATCCCCTGGTGGGCTCcacgcgccctccttgcccagTGAGAGCTCGCCTCCTCCCCACTGGCCCAGCCACATCGCCCCCTTCACCACATCCCTCCCAAACACCCACTCTTCCCTCTCACCAGACTTCCCTCACCCCTCGCTGTCATCCCAAACTCACTCACCTCCTCCCTTGGGTCAAACCTCAGGTTCCCACAGCCTGTCCCACCAAGGAAACTCTCACTCCACCATGACCTCCCCTCCGATGGGCAGCTCAGCCACCACcactacctcctcctcctcttcctcctcgtcctcttctCAGTGTGTGCCGCCTCACCGCGACAGCGCCAGTCCAGGTCATCAGCAGGCCTCAAGCTCTCCGGGGCAGCAGGGACAGATTCAGGTGTCGCCAACCCTGGCTGTGCtcctggaggagctgagggTTTTGCAGCAGAGGCAAATCCACCAGATGCAGATAACAGAGGAGATCTGTAGGCACGTTCTGAGGCTCGGAGGCGCTGTCTTTGGCCAAGATAGTAACAACACACAAGCCAGTGGTGCAGACAGCAACCAGAAGTCCACAGGAGCAGCATCTTCGTCACCAACACACCCCTCCACTGCCACACCAGTAACCACAGCCTCATCGCTCTTGACTGGCCTCCCATCTTCCCTCTTCCCCCAGCCATCCGTCTCCAAGTCAGGTGCTTCACATGTCAATGGCAGCAGAGCTTCATCCTCCTCTACCTCTTCTTCATTATCTTCCTCGTCTATTTCATCTACCATCAGCTCCTCTGTGGCCTCCCTacaccctctgtctctctcactggGGCTACCGCCACGCTACCTCCACGAGAAATCATCCAACACTTCCTCGTTTGGTCATAGCAATGGTATCAGTTTCCCGACTCCTCCCCTTCCTACCACCAGTCATTCCCAGGATCTCCAGCCCAGCTCCTCCCTGGGCTCTGCCTCCTCTTCAGGACGCCCTCAACATGTGTGCCGTTTTTGTGGGAAGGTGTTAAGCAGCGACTCATCACTCCAGATCCACCTGAGGTCACATACAGGTGAAAGGCCCTACCAGTGTCCAGTCTGCTTGAGCCGTTTTACAACCAGAGGGAACCTCAAAGCCCATTTCCtgcgacacagagagcagaacCCAGAGCTGTCCCTCTCCCTGCTGCCCCCAGCACTGTCAGAGCAAACACAGAGTGCTCCCGGTCCCatccagaggaggagaaaacGGCGGGCTGATGATGACGAGCCATTTAATGCAGTGAAAGGAAGCATTCCTGGGATGGCAGACAGCATGGCTTCTTTAGGATTCCTGTCTGGTGCATCTGCTCGGCCCTCGCCCTCCTCTCTACCTCTGCCCCCCTCAGTGGATATGGCGTTGCTGTCCACAGCCCATTCACTGCTACAGCTGAACAGAGCCtcggctgcagctgctgccagCGCATCTAGCACCGGACTGCCTTCCTCATCTTCGTCCTCGTCTTCCACCTCCACCATGGGCAGCCAGTTCAAAGGAGCAAAGCAGCAGCGATTTGATGAAAACACCCCCCCTCACTCCACCCTCCATACAACCTCCCCATATTCCCAGCTGGCCCACCTCCCCAAGATTCTCTTCCCTGGCGGTGCCTCCCCTCATCACCTTGCACTTCTCCGGCCCCCGGGCCACCCATCGGCCTCCCACCTCACTTCACCTCATCAGCTACCCTTTCCCTTTCCACCTTTCCCCAAGCCATCaacctcctccccctcttcatcctctcccACCACCTCTACCCAGACCTCAGACACCTCCAAGCTGCAGCGCCTGGTACAGAAGCTTGAAAAGCAGCCACAAGGAGGTGCCTCGTCTTCGTCCGCCTCCTCGCAATCACCTGCTGAAGCAAACGGGGACACACATGGCCATGACTTGTCCACCACCTCCAGTGCCTATCGCAGGGAAATGTTAGCTGCTCTCGGCCTGAGCCCAAGTGCCAATGCTGCTGGATTAGTGACCAGCCAGGGAGTCTCAGGTTCTAgcactacaacaacaacaactacccCTTCTCTGCCTACAGTTCAGGCTGCTAATCAGTGTGGAGTGTGTCTGCGTGTCCTCAGCTGCCCCAGAGCTCTGCGTTTGCACCAGGCCACACATCTGGGAGAGCGCCCATTCCCTTGTAAACTGTGTGGCCGTTCGTTCTCCACCAAGGGCAGCCTCAGGGCCCACCTGGCCACTCACCGTGCAAGACCAGCCAACTCCCGTGCCTTAAACTCCTGCCCATTGTGCCCACGGAAGTTCACCAATGCCGTGGTTCTTCAGCACCATATCCGCTTGCACCTAGGAGGGCAAATACCACCTGACGAAGATATACCTCCTGAAGATGTAGCGGAAACGCAGAATGCTGTCTTCAATGACAATAACTCCCCATCTAAAGCCCAACAACTTGTCCCTCTGGCCTTAACAACAAGGTCCAAGTCTCCAGCTGAAGCTCTCAACTCAGGGTCAAAGAAATCCACAGCAGCTGATGCCACCTCTGTGAAGACGGAAGAATCAGAAGGCTCAACACCCAGTGTTAGCCCACCCCTGACCCGTAATCCCCCCTCAGTGGGAGCTGAGGACCCCCTGCGTCTCGGAGACAACGCCCTAGCTGATGGTAGCCCCACGAACGGCTCCATGTACTCTGAGGAGGAGACCCACGCTGACCTGGGCAGCACCAGCCCATTCAAAGCACCCTTAGCTAGTTCTCATTCAGATGTAGTGAATAAAGACGCAGAGGCAGATGACAcccctttgtctctctgtgtttcaaAGCCTGGATTAGAAAATGATGCAGAGGTTAGTAATGATGAAGCCTGCTCCACAGAAAAGCCCACCACAAGTCCTGATCCTAGCCCCAAACCACCAGCTGCAAATCCCTCACCTGCACTCACCCCACCTGCCAGCCCAAAAGCTATTCCTGAAGCAGAAGAGGCCTGTGGCAGTCAACCACAGGAGGCACAGGAGAGAGATGCAGCCCAAAGCAAAGGCATTAGTGAGACCACCAGAGAGCCTTTACCAGTGTTGGATCCAGAGCCGGAGAAGGACGCTCCCATGGAGGGGGGTCATGGTGTGCAGGAAAAGCCCTCAGAGGACCCAGAGCCCCCTGTCCCAGCACCAGCACTGTACACCCAGCCTGCTCGTCCTGACAAACCCTACAGCTGCTCCCAGTGTGGAAAGGCATATGCCAGCCGTAGTGGACTTAAG GGCCATATGAAAACTCACCCTGGAGTGTCAACCAACACCCCCTCCAAGGCTCAAACCAATGACACTGATATTGCAGAGGAACCCAGCTCACATTCAGCCAATAAGAACCCGGTACAGCAGGAGGAAAAGCAGGGATTGGCTCAATCCTCGGGGGAAGGTGACAGCACAGATCCTCTACCTATCAGTGTTGTTTCTACTGTGGCGGCCGAGCCTATGGACACTACTGCGTAG
- the LOC126404247 gene encoding E3 ubiquitin-protein ligase CCNB1IP1, translating to MSLCDDTLLCNFPKCRTKLSGFAWVTACSHVFCDQHGSGEFSRSPAICPACSSALSGKLDIVRTELSPSEEYKAMVLAGLRPDVVLDISARALAFWSYQVHQERMFQEYSLSRAETQLKQMEKVLTQQNQSREVELSGMRGEIASLKKVMEEYKRKYTEVSERLMERNRQYQKLQGLYDSLRLRNMVVDVGERDTQTQPGHQGYNTGAARQATPQRSPQFLSLGPDGDSRFFSCLEPDGAKTFFQFSSPARERGRPFIKKH from the exons ATGTCTCTCTGTGACGACACACTCCTATGCAACTTCCCAAAGTGTCGGACCAAGCTGAGCGGCTTCGCCTGGGTCACGGCTTGCTCACACGTTTTCTGTGATCAGCATGGGTCAGGTGAGTTCAGCCGCTCTCCCGCAATCTGCCCGGCCTGCTCCTCTGCGCTGTCTGGGAAGCTGGACATCGTGAGGACGGAGCTGTCGCCCTCTGAGGAATACAAAGCCATGGTGCTGGCAGGTCTGCGACCGGACGTAGTTCTGGACATCAGCGCCCGCGCTTTGGCCTTCTGGAGCTATCAG GTCCATCAGGAGCGTATGTTTCAAGAGTACAGTCTGTCACGGGCCGAGACACAGCTGAAGCAGATGGAGAAGGTGCTGACCCAGCAGAACCAGAGCAGAGAAGTGGAGCTCAGCGGCATGAGGGGGGAAATCGCCTCCCTGAAGAAA GTGATGGAGGAGTATAAAAGAAAGTACACTGAGGTGTCTGAGAGGCTGATGGAAAGGAACAGGCAGTACCAGAAACTACAGGGGCTGTATGACTCTCTGAGGCTGCGCAACATGGTGGTGGATGTCGGGGAAAGAGACACGCAGACACAACCGGGACATCAAGGCTACAACACCG GGGCGGCTCGGCAGGCGACTCCCCAGAGGAGCCCTCAGTTCCTCTCCCTGGGCCCTGACGGGGACAGCAGGTTCTTCTCCTGCCTGGAGCCCGACGGAGCCAAGACCTTCTTCCAGTTCAGCTCCCCTGCCAGGGAGAGAGGCCGGCCCTTCATCAAGAAGCACTGA
- the ttc5 gene encoding tetratricopeptide repeat protein 5 yields the protein MAEDEKSGEPVKEKDELQILKELVDDLYNFRDCYFETHSVEEAGRKQSDVAEEIEKTLKKLEEKEDLFRHKAEFLLQKGRCLNVAPDFSAVAEECLSRAVKLEPGLVEGWNTLGEQYWKKGDLTGAKNCFTGALQQSKNKVSLRNLSMVLRQLPTADSNAQGKQVLESVDMARQAIQLDIADGTSWYILGNAYVSLFFSCGQNPQLSQQALSAYAQSEKVDRTASCYPELHFNRATLFQYEEMYGSALGGYSRAAALDPGWEEPPEREKQLLEYLGKIKELIQNKGKVKARRLRTMLSNLSTSSLGPCSSPQFRSPTGRVGSLEPRTLSSLTQGHNARVAALGKVVFSLASEGRMAFTFGMVDSEETCIVVMVYNTADSWGVLIGDTVVIPEPQVKRNSITHKDQSFDFRSIRVDSPLLLIVNGKKQNIQSQIAVSVSYKPQSE from the exons ATGGCGGAGGACGAGAAGAGTGGGGAGCCTGTGAAAGAGAAAGACGAGCTGCAAATTCTCAAG GAGCTCGTGGATGACCTGTATAATTTCAGAGATTGCTATTTCGAGACTCACAGTGTGGAGGAAGCCGGGAGGAAACAAAGCGATGTCGCGGAGGAGATCGAAAAGACACTCAAGAAGCTGGAAGAGAAAGAAG ATCTCTTCAGACACAAAGCAGAGTTTCTGCTGCAGAAGGGCAGGTGTCTCAACGTGGCTCCGGACTTCAGTGCCGTAGCAGAAGAGTGCCTTTCGCGTGCCGTGAAGCTGGAGCCCGGCCTGGTGGAGGGCTGGAACACGCTGGGGGAGCAGTACTGGAAAAAAGGAGACCTGACTGGTGCCAAGAACTGCTTCACTGGAGCCTTGCAACAG AGCAAGAACAAAGTGTCTCTACGCAacctgtccatggtgctgagaCAGCTGCCGACAGCGGACAGCAACGCACAAGGCAAGCAGGTGCTGGAGAGTGTGGACATGGCCCGGCAAGCTATCCAGCTGGACATTGCAGACGGGACGTCCTGGT ataTCCTGGGAAATGCCTATGTGTCCctgtttttcagctgtggaCAGAATCCACAGTTGTCTCAACAAGCTCTAAGTGCCTACGCACAGTCT GAGAAAGTGGACAGGACCGCCTCTTGTTACCCGGAGCTGCATTTCAACCGAGCCACTCTGTTCCAGTACGAGGAGATGTACGGGTCTGCGCTCGGCGGCTACAGCCGAGCCGCGGCGCTCGACCCCGGCTGGGAGGAGCCTCcggagagagagaagcagctgTTGGAGTATCTGGGGAAAATCAAAGAACTCATACAGAACAAG GGGAAGGTGAAGGCGCGCCGATTGAGGACGATGCTCTCTAACCTCAGCACGTCATCCTTGGGTCCCTGCTCCTCCCCTCAGTTCCGTTCCCCGACAGGCCGCGTCGGCAGCCTGGAGCCTCGAACTCTGTCCTCCCTCACGCAAGGTCACAACGCCAGGGTGGCTGCCCTGGGAAAGGTGGTGTTCAGCCTGGCCTCTGAGGGTCGCATGGCCTT CACGTTCGGCATGGTGGACAGCGAGGAGACGTGTATAGTGGTGATGGTGTACAACACAGCGGACAGCTGGGGCGTCCTGATAGGAGACACTGTAGTCATTCCCGAGCCTCAGGTCAAACGAAATAGTATAACGCATAAAGATCAG TCGTTTGACTTCAGGAGTATACGAGTAgactctcctctgctcctcatcGTCAACGGCAAGAAACAAAACATCCAAAGTCAGATCGCTGTCTCAGTCAGCTACAAGCCGCAGAGCGAATGA
- the mettl3 gene encoding N6-adenosine-methyltransferase subunit METTL3 isoform X2: MSDTWSNIQAHKKQLDSLRERLQRRRKDPAQLSADGGSSTEGSTARSDSPAPSAPLPSQEETEKPPDPELEKRLLAYLSDLSLSLPTDSLAITNELSSETAVSHGCIQSLLLKFSAQELIEVRQPASASSSTTSSPSVVVAVDHTKLWAMIGTGAGAQRAGVKRKAEDPTHHKRAPGFPPSLQSSASPPHSSFTSLTPASSTQLAGPSASGSGADKKGRSSKSQSSHLDMEIESLLNQQSTKEQQSKKVSREILELLNASTAKEQSIVEKFRSRGRAQVQEFCDHGTKEECIRSGDTPQPCTKLHFRRIINKHTDESLGDCSFLNTCFHMDTCKYVHYEIDSPPEAEGSLLGPQAGTTELGLCAGDADSNWICCDIRYLDVSILGKFAVVMADPPWDIHMELPYGTLTDDEMRKLNIPILQDDGFLFLWVTGRAMELGRECLSLWGYDRVDEIIWVKTNQLQRIIRTGRTGHWLNHGKEHCLVGVKGNPQGFNRGLDCDVIVAEVRSTSHKPDEIYGMIERLSPGTRKIELFGRPHNVQPNWVTLGNQLDGIHLLDPDVVARFKSRYPDGVISKPKNMQ; the protein is encoded by the exons ATGTCGGACACATGGAGCAATATCCAGGCGCACAAGAAGCAGCTGGACTCTCTGCGGGAGAGGCTGCAGCGGCGGCGGAAGGACCCCGCACAACTGTCCGCGG ACGGTGGAAGCAGCACGGAGGGTTCCACGGCCAGGAGTGACAGCCCGGCTCCGTCAGCTCCGCTCCCCTCACAGGAGGAGACGGAAAAACCACCAGACCCGGAGCTAGAGAAGAGGCTGCTGGCGTATCTGTCTGATCTGAGTCTGTCGCTGCCAACGGACTCCCTCGCCATCACAAATGAACTCAGT tctgaaacagctgtcagtcatgggTGCATCCAGAGTCTGCTGCTCAAATTCTCTGCTCAGGAACTCATCGAAGTGCGGCAGCCCGCATCAGCCTCTTCTTCTACCACTTCCTCCCCTTCGGTCGTGGTAGCAGTGGACCACACAAAACTATGGGCCATGATCGGGACCGGGGCTGGAGCCCAACGAGCTGGAGTCAAGAGAAAAGCAGAAGATCCAACACACCACAAAAGAGCTCCAGGCTTCCCGCCCTCACTTCAGAGCTCTGCCTCTCCTCCGCACTCGTCCTTCACCTCTCTGACGCCGGCTTCCTCCACTCAGCTGGCGGGGCCTTCTGCATCGGGGAGCGGGGCTGACAAGAAGGGCAGGAGTAGTAAAAGCCAGTCGTCCCATTTGGACATGGAGATCGAGAGCCTCCTGAACCAACAGTCCACTAAAGAGCAGCAGAGCAAGAAG GTGAGCCGAGAGATTCTGGAGCTGCTTAATGCCAGCACAGCTAAGGAGCAGTCCATCGTGGAAAAGTTCCGGTCTCGCGGCCGAGCTCAGGTCCAAGAGTTCTGCGACCACGGGACCAAAGAGGAGTGTATACGCTCCGGTGACACGCCACAGCCATGCACCAAGTTACACTTCCG TCGCATCATCAACAAGCACACAGACGAGAGCCTCGGCGACTGCTCCTTCCTCAACACCTGTTTCCACATGGACACCTGCAAATACGTCCACTATGAGATCGACAGCCCTCCAGAGGCCGAGGGGAGCCTGCTGGGGCCCCAGGCCGGGACCACGGAGCTCGGCCTCTGCGCAGGGGACGCCGACAGCAAT TGGATCTGCTGTGATATCCGCTACTTGGACGTGTCCATCCTCGGTAAGTTTGCTGTGGTGATGGCCGACCCTCCGTGGGACATCCACATGGAGCTGCCCTATGGTACGCTGACTGATGACGAGATGAGAAAACTCAACATCCCCATCCTGCAAGATGACggcttcctcttcctctgggtCACCGGCAG GGCCATGGAGCTGGGCAGAGAGTGTCTCAGTCTCTGGGG CTATGATCGAGTGGATGAAATCATTTGGGTGAAAACGAACCAGCTTCAGAGAATCATCCGCACAGGAAGGACGGGCCATTGGCTGAACCACGGGAAGGAGCATTGTCTG GTGGGTGTAAAGGGGAACCCTCAGGGATTCAACAGAGGTTTGGACTGCGACGTCATTGTAGCCGAG GTCCGCTCCACCAGTCACAAACCAGACGAGATCTACGGCATGATCGAGAGACTCTCACCCGGCACCAGGAAGATCGAGCTCTTCGGTCGACCCCACAACGTCCAGCCCAACTG GGTAACTCTTGGAAACCAGCTGGATGGCATTCATCTCCTGGATCCCGATGTCGTGGCTCGATTTAAGAGTCGCTACCCCGACGGCGTCATCTCCAAACCCAAAAACATGCAGTGA
- the mettl3 gene encoding N6-adenosine-methyltransferase subunit METTL3 isoform X1, which produces MSDTWSNIQAHKKQLDSLRERLQRRRKDPAQLSADGGSSTEGSTARSDSPAPSAPLPSQEETEKPPDPELEKRLLAYLSDLSLSLPTDSLAITNELSSETAVSHGCIQSLLLKFSAQELIEVRQPASASSSTTSSPSVVVAVDHTKLWAMIGTGAGAQRAGVKRKAEDPTHHKRAPGFPPSLQSSASPPHSSFTSLTPASSTQLAGPSASGSGADKKGRSSKSQSSHLDMEIESLLNQQSTKEQQSKKVSREILELLNASTAKEQSIVEKFRSRGRAQVQEFCDHGTKEECIRSGDTPQPCTKLHFRRIINKHTDESLGDCSFLNTCFHMDTCKYVHYEIDSPPEAEGSLLGPQAGTTELGLCAGDADSNVGKLFPSQWICCDIRYLDVSILGKFAVVMADPPWDIHMELPYGTLTDDEMRKLNIPILQDDGFLFLWVTGRAMELGRECLSLWGYDRVDEIIWVKTNQLQRIIRTGRTGHWLNHGKEHCLVGVKGNPQGFNRGLDCDVIVAEVRSTSHKPDEIYGMIERLSPGTRKIELFGRPHNVQPNWVTLGNQLDGIHLLDPDVVARFKSRYPDGVISKPKNMQ; this is translated from the exons ATGTCGGACACATGGAGCAATATCCAGGCGCACAAGAAGCAGCTGGACTCTCTGCGGGAGAGGCTGCAGCGGCGGCGGAAGGACCCCGCACAACTGTCCGCGG ACGGTGGAAGCAGCACGGAGGGTTCCACGGCCAGGAGTGACAGCCCGGCTCCGTCAGCTCCGCTCCCCTCACAGGAGGAGACGGAAAAACCACCAGACCCGGAGCTAGAGAAGAGGCTGCTGGCGTATCTGTCTGATCTGAGTCTGTCGCTGCCAACGGACTCCCTCGCCATCACAAATGAACTCAGT tctgaaacagctgtcagtcatgggTGCATCCAGAGTCTGCTGCTCAAATTCTCTGCTCAGGAACTCATCGAAGTGCGGCAGCCCGCATCAGCCTCTTCTTCTACCACTTCCTCCCCTTCGGTCGTGGTAGCAGTGGACCACACAAAACTATGGGCCATGATCGGGACCGGGGCTGGAGCCCAACGAGCTGGAGTCAAGAGAAAAGCAGAAGATCCAACACACCACAAAAGAGCTCCAGGCTTCCCGCCCTCACTTCAGAGCTCTGCCTCTCCTCCGCACTCGTCCTTCACCTCTCTGACGCCGGCTTCCTCCACTCAGCTGGCGGGGCCTTCTGCATCGGGGAGCGGGGCTGACAAGAAGGGCAGGAGTAGTAAAAGCCAGTCGTCCCATTTGGACATGGAGATCGAGAGCCTCCTGAACCAACAGTCCACTAAAGAGCAGCAGAGCAAGAAG GTGAGCCGAGAGATTCTGGAGCTGCTTAATGCCAGCACAGCTAAGGAGCAGTCCATCGTGGAAAAGTTCCGGTCTCGCGGCCGAGCTCAGGTCCAAGAGTTCTGCGACCACGGGACCAAAGAGGAGTGTATACGCTCCGGTGACACGCCACAGCCATGCACCAAGTTACACTTCCG TCGCATCATCAACAAGCACACAGACGAGAGCCTCGGCGACTGCTCCTTCCTCAACACCTGTTTCCACATGGACACCTGCAAATACGTCCACTATGAGATCGACAGCCCTCCAGAGGCCGAGGGGAGCCTGCTGGGGCCCCAGGCCGGGACCACGGAGCTCGGCCTCTGCGCAGGGGACGCCGACAGCAATGTGGGCAAACTGTTCCCCTCGcag TGGATCTGCTGTGATATCCGCTACTTGGACGTGTCCATCCTCGGTAAGTTTGCTGTGGTGATGGCCGACCCTCCGTGGGACATCCACATGGAGCTGCCCTATGGTACGCTGACTGATGACGAGATGAGAAAACTCAACATCCCCATCCTGCAAGATGACggcttcctcttcctctgggtCACCGGCAG GGCCATGGAGCTGGGCAGAGAGTGTCTCAGTCTCTGGGG CTATGATCGAGTGGATGAAATCATTTGGGTGAAAACGAACCAGCTTCAGAGAATCATCCGCACAGGAAGGACGGGCCATTGGCTGAACCACGGGAAGGAGCATTGTCTG GTGGGTGTAAAGGGGAACCCTCAGGGATTCAACAGAGGTTTGGACTGCGACGTCATTGTAGCCGAG GTCCGCTCCACCAGTCACAAACCAGACGAGATCTACGGCATGATCGAGAGACTCTCACCCGGCACCAGGAAGATCGAGCTCTTCGGTCGACCCCACAACGTCCAGCCCAACTG GGTAACTCTTGGAAACCAGCTGGATGGCATTCATCTCCTGGATCCCGATGTCGTGGCTCGATTTAAGAGTCGCTACCCCGACGGCGTCATCTCCAAACCCAAAAACATGCAGTGA
- the LOC126403869 gene encoding uncharacterized protein C17orf114-like — protein sequence MGVKMLQCFPFYRRCKERCKSRQCPPAAVPIEEMKPRLCSTTSSGSESEGAGSLSRGSQIYFSTKARLSFRHQLDSNINAVDATY from the exons ATGGGTGTGAAGATGCTGCAGTGTTTTCCTTTCTACAGACGCTGCAAAGAGCGGTGCAAGAGCAGGCAGTGCCCCCCCGCGGCAG TTCCCATTGAGGAGATGAAGCCCCGTCTGTGCTCGACGACATCCTCGGGCAGCGAAAGTGAAGGAGCAGGAAGCCTGAGTCGGGGCTCCCAGATATACTTCTCCACCAAGGCCAGGCTGTCTTTTAGACACCAGCTGGACAGCAACATCAACGCAGTGGACGCCACCTACTGA